In Methanoregula formicica SMSP, the DNA window CACCTTCTCCCGGATATCGGATGTCCCGATCTTCACGGCGAGCGTTCCTTCCCGTTCCTTCTGGCGGGGCGCAGCGGCCCGGATCGTTGCATCGAGTGCAATATCCGGCCCGGCTCTCTCCGGGATCCTGCTCCGGACATACTTCCCGTCCCGCGATTCCGTGACGCTCCGTCTCCCGTTCCCTTCCCGTTTGAATGAATCGATGCGACGGGGAACGGAGAGGGTCGCAGGGTCTATTGTAAAGGGCTGCCCCTCGGCAAACCGGGTTGTCGCGGAACCGTCCGGCGTTGCGTTCTCCCCGGGCTGATGCGGGTGCCGGTGCTCGGGTTCATGATGGGGCTGCTGCCGCTCGTTTTGCGATTTTTGGATCGACTGCTCCATCTTCTGCCGGTCCATCTGCTGCTCGGAGAACGGCCGCCTCCGCATGCGGTGGGAGAGCACGAGCTCCGCTGCTTCCCGTACATCCTCGTCGTTCACCGCAGTGCGCCCGTTGTATGCCGCAATGGTTGCCGCGGTTTTCATCATCGTGATGTCGGCCCGGTGACCGTCAACTGCCATATCGATACAGACCTGTGCGATCATCTTCACCATAGCATCGGACACTCCTACCCCCGGCAACAGTTCCCGTGCCCGGACGATCCGTTCGCGCAGTTCCTCCTCCTGCGATTCGAAGGATCGGATGAACGCTTCCGGTGCATCGTCGTACTTCTGCCTCCTCCGGATCACCTCGACCCGGGTATCCACATCGCGGATGCCCCCGATCTCCACGCAGAGGCCGAAACGGTCGAGGAGCTGGGGCCGGAGTTCCCCTTCCTCGGGGTTCATGGTGCCGATGAGGATGAACGCGGACGGGTGGACATAGGAGACCCCCTCCCGTTCGACAAAGTTCATGCCCATCGCCGCGGCATCGAGCAGGACATCGACGATATGGTCGTTCAGGAGGTTTACCTCGTCCACGTACAGGATGTTCCGGTGCGCCTGCGCAAGGATGCCCGGTTCGAACTTCACCTCCCCGTTCTTCAGCGCATGCCCGATGTCGAGGCTTCCCACGACCTTGTCTTCCGTTGCACTGATCGGGAGTTCGACGACTCTCATGCGGGCTTTCCCTTCAGGGAGATCCGGGGCCCTCTTCCTGCAGTCCGGGCAAAGCCCTCCCGCATCGGCAGGGTCGCAACCGAAGATGCACCCGTCGACGACCAGCCGGTCCGGGAGCAGGAGGGCAAGCGCCCGGGCTGCGGTTGACTTCGCCGTGCCTTTCTCCCCCTTGATCAGGACCCCGCCGATCCGGGGGTTGATTGCGTTCAGGACCAGGGCCTTCTTCATCTGCTCCTGGCCGACGATGGCTGTGAACGGGTAGATGTCATGGAAGTGGTTCATACGGGGACTTCCCGGCGGGTAATGGTGCGGAACAGTTCCTGCTCGTCCTGCATTCCAGTCCGGACTCCCGCCCGGGTTCTGGCTGGTAATAACTACAATGAGAGATATCTTAACATTTAGTATTACCTGTTTCATTTTCGTACACTCCTGATAACATGATTAACAAAATTATTAACAATAGAAGTATCAGAATTCACGATACGCGGTATCCGGGACAGCCGTTATCCCCGCCCCGGGTGCCCGCCATGGACGGCCAATGAAGATCACTTCTGTTATGTGGGGGTCCTATGCCCCTGTCATGAAACGTGCAGCGGAAACCTGCGCGATCCGGTGTGCCATCTACCCCACCCGGATTCTCGAAGAATCACCGGAGAAACGGGAGGAAGCGGTCGCTTCGATGAAGGACTCCGACGTCATCCTCCTGTACCATACATCCGACCTGTTCTGGGAAGAGCTTGACCGGGAGGTCGAGGAGATCAAAAAGACGGTCCCGGTCATCTCGCTCGGTCCCGATCCGTCCTTCTGGGCCCGGTCCACGGTACGACCGGAGATAGTGACCACCTGTCACCGGTACATCACCAACAACGGGGATGAAAATTTTAAAAACCTGCTCCGGTATATCGACCGGGAACTGACCGGCACTCTCTCTCCGGTGGATCCCCCCGCCGATGTACCCTGGGAAGGACTGTACCATCCCGAAGCACCGCAGGTGTTTTCCGGCGTGGACGAGTACCTTGCCTGGTACGGCAGTCGTGCAGGGGATAAGTACCGCGTTGCCCTTGTCTTCTCCCGTACATCGTGGGCGGCGGGAAACGTGGCACTCGAAGACCAGCTCATCGCAAGCCTCGAAGCCGAAGGCCTTGCCGTTATTCCTGTCTTCACCTACGCGATCCGCGACGATGCGCTCGGCGCCCGGGGCATGGACGAGGTGGTGTCCGATTACCTTGTCCGGAACGGGACCCCCCTTGTCGACGCGATGGTCAAGCTCATCCCGTTCCTCTTTGGCTCGGTACGGGGCAGCGGCCCTTCCCCGGCCGGGACTTCGGCCGGGATCGGGCTGCTCCGGTCCCTTGACATCCCGGTCTTCTCCCCGGTCGTGACCATGTACATGGATCTTGCCCAGTGGCAGGCATCGGACGGTCTCAGCAGGGATGTCGGCTGGTCGGTAGCCCTGCCGGAGTTCGAAGGGGTGATCGAGCCGGTCTTTGCCGGGACCAGCCGGAGCAAGCCCGATGGCGGCAAGACCCGGGAGGCTGTCCCGGACCGGTGCGCGAAGATCGCCCGCAGGGTCCGGAAGTGGATAATGCTTGCAAAAAAACCGGCAGCCGACCGGAAGGTTGCGTTCATCCTGAACAACAACCCGTGTGCCGGCACCGAGGCAAATATCGGCGGGGGATCCAACCTCGACACGCTGGAGAGCGTTGCCCGTATCCTTGCCCGCATGGCGGAAGCCGGGTACCGGGTTTCGCCTCCGGCATCCGGCAAAGAGCTTGTCGATGCTATCCAGGAGAAGAAGGCACTATCGGAGTTCCGGTGGACAACGGCGCAGGACATCGTTGCCTGCGGGGGGGCCCTCGACCTGATGGACCTGGATACGTACCTGCCGTATTTCAGATCGCTGCCTCCGGTGGTCCAAAAGAACGTGGCAGGGACCTGGGGCGAGCCTCCCGGGGAAGGGATGGTGCTGGGCAACCGTATGCTGATTACGGGAATATCCCTTGGCAATGCCACGGTGCACGTCCAGCCCAAGCGGGGATGTTATGGATCGCGGTGCGACGGAACCGTCTGCAAAATACTCCACGATCCGAAATGCCCGCCGCCGCACCAGTACCTTGCCACGTACTACTGGCTCGACCAGGTCCGAAAGGCCGACCTCATCGTCCACGTGGGCACGCATGGCAGCCTCGAATTCCTGCCGGGCAAGGGCACCGGCCTCTCGCAGGAGTGTTTCCCGGACATCGCTGCCGGTAACCTGCCCTGCCTGTATATCTATAATTCCGACAACCCTGCGGAAGGAACGACCGCCAAGCGGCGCGGTTATGCCGTCCTGGTCGACCACATGCAGGCAGTCATGACCGGCAGCGGGCTGTATGACGAGCTTCTCGAGATCGACAGCATCCTTTCCGAGTACGAGACTGCCCGCCACGACCCGGCCCGCGCCCACGCCCTCCAGCACCAGCTCACCGAAGCCCTGATCCGGGCGAACCTGGACAAGGATATGCACCTGGATCACGGGATGCCCCTCGATGTCATGGTGGCGAAGGCTCACGAAGCGCTCTCGAAGATCCGCAATACCCGGATCCCGTCCGGCATGCATGTCTTCGGCAGCGTTCCCGCAGGTGCGCAGCGGGTGGAGTTTGTCAGCTCCGTCATCCGGTTCGATAACGGCCCCGCGTCACCCCGCCGACTCATTGCGGGGGTCATCGGGTCTGACCTGGACGAGCTCCTTGAAGGGCAGGACCGGTATTCTGAGGATCGCGGGATGTCGTACGGCGCCCTGCTCGAAGAGGTTGACCGGGAGCTGGAGCGTTTTGTCGCTGCCGTACTCGACGATCCCGCGGTCCCGGCTGCCCTGGTCTTCGGCAGGAGGATATCCGAAGGGCAGGTGGAGGCCCTCGATATCGTGAGGGATCGGGTGATCGACATCAGCCGGCGGATCGACGAATCACGGGAGACAGATTCCCTCCTGCACGGTATGGACGGCCGCTATGTCCCGGCAGGCCCCTCGGGCCAGATCACGCGGGGGCACGAGGACGTGCTGCCGACCGGCCGGAACTTTTACTCGCTGGACCCGCACCGCGTCCCGACCCAGGCCGCATGGCGGGTGGGGCAGCGCCTGGCAGACGCTCTCATCGAGAAGTATTCGCGCGAAGAAGGTACCGTTCCCGAGAACATCGCCTTTTACTGGATGGCTGGCGACATCATGGCGTCCGACGGGGAGATGTTTGCCGAGATGCTCTGGCTGATCGGCGCCCGCCCGGTCTGGCAGAAGAACGGGCAGGTCAGGTCTTTTGAGATAGTCCCGCTCCACAAGCTCGGCCACCCCAGGATAGACATCACGGTCCGGACTACGGGGATCCTGCGGGACAACTTCGCCAGCTGTTACGAGCTGCTCGACGATGCTATCCGGGCCGTTGCCGCGCTCGACGAACCTTCCGAGAAAAACTTCGTCCGCCGCCACACGCAGAAGAGCATGGTCGAGACGGGGGCGGGATTCCGGGATGCAACGATCAGGATCTTCTCCTCGCGGCCGGGCTCGTACGCAAGCGGCGTCAACCTTGCCGTGCTCTCAAGCGCATGGAAGACGCAGGCCGACCTCGCCGATATCTTTGTGGCGTACAACGGGTATGCCTATGGCCGGGACATTGCGGGAAAGGACGCCCATGAGCACCTCGCGGCAAGCCTTTCGACCGTCTCGGTCACGTTCAACAAGATCCAATCCGACGAACATGACCTCCTCGGCTGCTGCTGCTACTTCGGCACGCAC includes these proteins:
- the cobN gene encoding cobaltochelatase subunit CobN; amino-acid sequence: MKITSVMWGSYAPVMKRAAETCAIRCAIYPTRILEESPEKREEAVASMKDSDVILLYHTSDLFWEELDREVEEIKKTVPVISLGPDPSFWARSTVRPEIVTTCHRYITNNGDENFKNLLRYIDRELTGTLSPVDPPADVPWEGLYHPEAPQVFSGVDEYLAWYGSRAGDKYRVALVFSRTSWAAGNVALEDQLIASLEAEGLAVIPVFTYAIRDDALGARGMDEVVSDYLVRNGTPLVDAMVKLIPFLFGSVRGSGPSPAGTSAGIGLLRSLDIPVFSPVVTMYMDLAQWQASDGLSRDVGWSVALPEFEGVIEPVFAGTSRSKPDGGKTREAVPDRCAKIARRVRKWIMLAKKPAADRKVAFILNNNPCAGTEANIGGGSNLDTLESVARILARMAEAGYRVSPPASGKELVDAIQEKKALSEFRWTTAQDIVACGGALDLMDLDTYLPYFRSLPPVVQKNVAGTWGEPPGEGMVLGNRMLITGISLGNATVHVQPKRGCYGSRCDGTVCKILHDPKCPPPHQYLATYYWLDQVRKADLIVHVGTHGSLEFLPGKGTGLSQECFPDIAAGNLPCLYIYNSDNPAEGTTAKRRGYAVLVDHMQAVMTGSGLYDELLEIDSILSEYETARHDPARAHALQHQLTEALIRANLDKDMHLDHGMPLDVMVAKAHEALSKIRNTRIPSGMHVFGSVPAGAQRVEFVSSVIRFDNGPASPRRLIAGVIGSDLDELLEGQDRYSEDRGMSYGALLEEVDRELERFVAAVLDDPAVPAALVFGRRISEGQVEALDIVRDRVIDISRRIDESRETDSLLHGMDGRYVPAGPSGQITRGHEDVLPTGRNFYSLDPHRVPTQAAWRVGQRLADALIEKYSREEGTVPENIAFYWMAGDIMASDGEMFAEMLWLIGARPVWQKNGQVRSFEIVPLHKLGHPRIDITVRTTGILRDNFASCYELLDDAIRAVAALDEPSEKNFVRRHTQKSMVETGAGFRDATIRIFSSRPGSYASGVNLAVLSSAWKTQADLADIFVAYNGYAYGRDIAGKDAHEHLAASLSTVSVTFNKIQSDEHDLLGCCCYFGTHGGFTAAARHYSGNNVKPYYGDTREPENVEVRDLGDEIRRVVRTRLLNPKWIYGMKDHGYKGASDIMKRVTRVYGWSASTQEVDDWIFNDIADTFVNNEEMRDFFEQNNPYALEEIARRLLEAHTRSLWDADPRVLDELKKNYLEIESWMEDRSGQGDYQGGTVDVVTMDDNPLWGDAMKDILEKVHARHQR
- a CDS encoding putative cobaltochelatase; translated protein: MNHFHDIYPFTAIVGQEQMKKALVLNAINPRIGGVLIKGEKGTAKSTAARALALLLPDRLVVDGCIFGCDPADAGGLCPDCRKRAPDLPEGKARMRVVELPISATEDKVVGSLDIGHALKNGEVKFEPGILAQAHRNILYVDEVNLLNDHIVDVLLDAAAMGMNFVEREGVSYVHPSAFILIGTMNPEEGELRPQLLDRFGLCVEIGGIRDVDTRVEVIRRRQKYDDAPEAFIRSFESQEEELRERIVRARELLPGVGVSDAMVKMIAQVCIDMAVDGHRADITMMKTAATIAAYNGRTAVNDEDVREAAELVLSHRMRRRPFSEQQMDRQKMEQSIQKSQNERQQPHHEPEHRHPHQPGENATPDGSATTRFAEGQPFTIDPATLSVPRRIDSFKREGNGRRSVTESRDGKYVRSRIPERAGPDIALDATIRAAAPRQKEREGTLAVKIGTSDIREKVRERRMGNTVLFVVDASGSMGAEQRMTAVKGAILSLLIDAYQKRDRVGLVVFRGKGAEVLLPPTSSVELARISLQQIPVGGKTPLAHGLSKAYEVLMREMMINHHTIPRLYLISDGKANVSMGSGSPMDDARGMASHIQKAGIPSFVIDSEQGFVTFGLAQALAGDLGAQYLRLEDLQADKLAGIVKGIGM